A single Vulcanisaeta distributa DSM 14429 DNA region contains:
- the dcd gene encoding dCTP deaminase, whose protein sequence is MAVLTRDEILKLVKSGVLSIEPFTEDVVRENGLDLRVGTEYAIYAFDGQVIDPCELESARHLFSIVEAKDGRIVIPPRSFALLTTMEYVKFPRDVVGFCNLRSTLARYGLSVPPTIIDAGFEGNVTIEVINNSGNYMVLRPGMRFLHVVLVKAIGEAKYLGRYLGQRGVTPPKGMKGEC, encoded by the coding sequence ATGGCCGTACTAACGAGGGATGAAATACTAAAACTCGTCAAGAGCGGGGTCCTATCAATCGAGCCCTTCACCGAGGATGTTGTTAGGGAGAATGGGCTTGACCTTAGGGTTGGGACTGAGTACGCCATATACGCCTTTGATGGGCAGGTAATAGACCCATGCGAACTGGAGAGTGCGAGGCACCTATTTAGTATTGTTGAGGCTAAGGATGGCAGGATAGTCATACCGCCAAGGAGCTTCGCGCTACTAACCACCATGGAGTACGTGAAGTTCCCAAGGGATGTGGTCGGCTTCTGCAACCTACGCTCAACCCTGGCTAGGTACGGCTTAAGCGTACCACCAACAATAATAGACGCGGGCTTTGAGGGCAACGTAACAATCGAGGTAATAAACAACAGCGGCAACTACATGGTCCTTAGGCCAGGCATGAGATTCCTACACGTGGTTTTAGTCAAGGCAATCGGTGAGGCGAAGTACCTGGGCAGGTACCTGGGGCAGAGGGGAGTCACACCGCCGAAGGGCATGAAGGGTGAGTGCTGA
- the metG gene encoding methionine--tRNA ligase, whose amino-acid sequence MPFGGEGDQPGNARRRWVIGSAWPYIYAVPHLGNLIGSVLSADVFTRYLRLRGDDVVFVSGSDEHGTPIEVEALQLGVKPRELTDRMHEIVKRLFELWEISFDNYTRTESPVHREFVKEFFLKLYRNGYVFTREDEVPYCPKDRIYLPDRFIIGTCPYCGYDKARGDQCENCGRLLEPRLLINPRCAICGSKPIWVKTRHWYLDLTKLEDRVRKYVEGNTALPENAKQMSLGMLKEGLRPRAITRDNKWGIEAPFPGADNKTIYVWFEAVLGYISATIEYFRGKGNEDEWKRYWFDPNTRVVFFVGKDNIPFHVILLPAMLIASGDPYVMPYTTASTEYLLFEGKKFSKSQRIGIWIDEALALMPVDYWRFVLIYQRPEGRDTSFAWHQALEVINSILNDVIGNFIHRVLTFISTRFNGEVPSGSLRDVDVKYRDEALSHFRSSEEHYEKIELKDALMEVVEIARVGNRYLNERQPWELIKSNRDEAGAVILNALHMVKALSIGLWPVMPRSMEDLWSMAGFGKLTWSDAYEPPRPGTRVSNVRPLFRKISYDEFKAMMRRLDEIRDSKDKGRYPWEQVYLPNQ is encoded by the coding sequence GTGCCATTTGGTGGTGAGGGTGACCAACCTGGAAATGCTAGGAGAAGGTGGGTCATAGGCTCTGCGTGGCCGTACATCTACGCAGTACCTCACTTAGGTAATTTAATTGGTTCCGTATTATCCGCCGACGTCTTCACTAGATACCTCAGGCTCAGGGGGGATGACGTTGTTTTTGTGTCGGGCTCTGATGAGCATGGTACACCAATTGAGGTTGAGGCGTTGCAGTTGGGTGTGAAGCCGAGGGAATTGACCGATAGGATGCACGAGATTGTGAAGAGGCTGTTCGAATTATGGGAGATTAGTTTCGATAATTACACGAGGACTGAGTCACCAGTGCATAGGGAGTTCGTTAAGGAGTTCTTCCTGAAGCTTTACAGGAATGGCTATGTATTCACTAGGGAGGATGAAGTGCCCTACTGCCCGAAGGACAGGATTTACCTGCCTGACAGGTTTATAATTGGCACATGCCCATATTGTGGTTATGATAAGGCCCGCGGTGATCAATGTGAGAATTGTGGTAGGTTACTCGAACCGAGGCTCTTGATAAACCCGAGGTGCGCAATATGCGGTTCTAAGCCCATTTGGGTTAAGACCAGGCATTGGTATTTGGACTTAACGAAGCTTGAGGATAGGGTTAGGAAGTACGTGGAGGGGAATACCGCGTTACCTGAGAATGCCAAGCAGATGAGCCTTGGGATGCTTAAGGAGGGTTTGAGGCCGAGGGCTATCACTAGGGATAATAAGTGGGGTATTGAGGCTCCATTTCCAGGTGCTGATAATAAGACGATATACGTGTGGTTTGAGGCGGTGCTTGGCTACATATCGGCGACTATTGAGTACTTCAGGGGTAAGGGTAATGAGGATGAGTGGAAGAGGTATTGGTTTGATCCGAATACGCGGGTCGTATTCTTCGTGGGTAAGGACAACATACCATTCCACGTAATACTACTACCCGCAATGCTCATAGCCTCTGGGGACCCATATGTAATGCCCTACACCACCGCATCAACTGAGTACTTACTATTTGAGGGTAAGAAGTTCTCCAAGAGCCAGAGGATTGGCATTTGGATTGATGAGGCATTGGCGCTAATGCCAGTTGATTATTGGAGATTCGTATTAATTTACCAGAGACCCGAGGGCAGGGATACGAGCTTCGCATGGCACCAGGCACTTGAGGTCATAAACTCCATATTGAATGACGTAATCGGCAACTTCATACATAGGGTACTCACATTCATAAGCACCAGGTTCAATGGCGAGGTACCAAGTGGCTCGCTTAGGGATGTCGATGTTAAGTATAGGGATGAGGCCCTTAGTCACTTCAGGAGTTCTGAGGAGCATTACGAGAAAATCGAGCTTAAGGACGCGTTAATGGAGGTCGTGGAGATCGCCAGGGTTGGTAATAGGTACTTGAATGAGAGACAGCCCTGGGAATTAATAAAGAGTAATAGAGATGAGGCGGGCGCCGTCATACTCAACGCCCTACACATGGTTAAGGCCCTATCAATTGGTCTATGGCCTGTAATGCCTAGGTCAATGGAGGACCTGTGGTCGATGGCTGGTTTCGGTAAATTAACGTGGAGTGACGCCTACGAACCACCGAGACCGGGCACCAGGGTCAGTAATGTGAGGCCTCTTTTCAGGAAGATTAGTTATGATGAGTTTAAGGCAATGATGAGGAGACTGGATGAGATAAGGGATTCGAAGGATAAGGGCAGGTACCCATGGGAGCAGGTATACCTTCCCAACCAGTGA
- a CDS encoding proteasome assembly chaperone family protein: MSNVRINVMEPILRPIYFLTGFAGIGMVGYLVVQHLSNALNCRRVGFIEMPREPPLSAYIISTNILSTPGEIYYCPGTDFTISIIHWDGDFMTKYAHDVVRTLARWVYINGFKEAILFGGLDNRLRGEDSDQLRVAVTTEYRNRHSLGGVKLMELNYAMVGPLALLMNEFERLGIPAISILPYAEPFRADPNAAIVAIQFLKELTGVEVDVSRLKELADMIDREIKELQESMKRREGPPHYI, translated from the coding sequence GTGAGCAATGTAAGGATTAATGTAATGGAACCAATACTGAGGCCCATATACTTCCTAACGGGATTCGCAGGTATAGGCATGGTTGGTTACTTAGTCGTCCAACACCTATCAAACGCCCTTAACTGCCGTAGAGTTGGGTTTATAGAGATGCCCAGGGAACCGCCATTGAGTGCATACATCATTAGTACGAATATACTCTCAACACCTGGCGAGATTTATTACTGCCCAGGTACTGACTTTACAATTTCCATAATTCATTGGGATGGTGATTTCATGACTAAGTATGCCCATGATGTGGTTAGGACACTCGCCCGTTGGGTGTATATTAACGGTTTTAAGGAGGCCATATTATTTGGTGGGCTTGATAATAGGTTGAGGGGTGAAGATTCGGATCAGTTAAGGGTTGCCGTAACCACGGAGTACAGGAATAGGCATTCCCTGGGTGGGGTTAAGCTTATGGAGCTTAATTACGCAATGGTGGGGCCACTGGCTTTGTTAATGAATGAGTTTGAGAGGTTGGGCATACCGGCGATCTCCATATTACCATATGCCGAGCCGTTCCGTGCAGATCCTAATGCGGCTATTGTTGCCATTCAGTTCCTAAAGGAATTAACCGGCGTTGAAGTTGACGTCAGTAGGCTGAAAGAGCTAGCTGACATGATTGATAGGGAGATTAAGGAGTTACAGGAGAGTATGAAGCGTAGGGAAGGCCCTCCCCACTACATCTGA
- the tgtA gene encoding tRNA guanosine(15) transglycosylase TgtA — translation MSFEILDKDLAGRIGRLRTRSGVIETPALFPVINPVKQVVPLSDIADIGFNQVITNAYLLKRHYGDLVREVGVHKLLNWDKPIMTDSGAYQLLMYGRVEVSPDEILKYEIDIGTDIGVILDIPTQWGRPKEAVVLEVEETLRRARAALTKARIWDPEHRMLIVGPVQGGDKLDILSYSATKMSELNFDIYAIGSPTTLLEEYEFSTIMRMIAVVKEKLPPGKPVHLFGAGHPLILPFAVAMGIDLFDSASYVLYARDDRLILRDRTVRLSEVKVDKIPCNCPVCRKYTVKELMSMNKAERERLLAIHNLYVLWEEIQEIKARIKEGTLWEYLEEKAGGDARVKSALLALRRGLRALLKVIPDESGRVRALHITSVESLHRPEVIRHVERLLNNYEPPQGCVVMVLPGELLDRPYIRDSLVYWLIDQLSTSNLLGKVHVVINNPVLGPIPYEISEIYPLSQHEYPEPTPNHMRSLSHYLLRKYLSKLRNRGFTDIIIIVKESRGKIMNELVNLGFRGVTVLEAGSRQELYSLMPWVIKEVSGIQCGNQM, via the coding sequence ATGTCCTTTGAAATACTTGATAAGGATTTGGCAGGGAGGATTGGTAGGTTGAGGACTAGGTCCGGCGTTATCGAGACCCCAGCCCTATTCCCAGTGATAAATCCCGTGAAGCAGGTGGTGCCGTTAAGCGATATTGCGGACATAGGCTTCAACCAGGTAATAACCAATGCTTACCTACTCAAGAGACACTATGGCGACTTAGTTAGGGAGGTTGGCGTGCATAAACTTCTTAATTGGGATAAACCCATTATGACTGATTCAGGCGCATACCAATTACTCATGTATGGTAGGGTTGAGGTATCACCAGACGAAATTCTCAAGTACGAGATTGACATAGGCACAGACATAGGCGTTATACTCGACATACCAACCCAATGGGGTAGGCCTAAGGAGGCCGTGGTTCTTGAGGTTGAGGAGACCCTAAGGAGAGCCAGGGCAGCCCTTACGAAGGCTAGGATATGGGACCCCGAACATAGGATGCTGATAGTGGGTCCGGTACAGGGCGGTGATAAGCTCGACATACTCAGCTACTCAGCTACTAAAATGAGTGAACTAAACTTTGATATCTATGCCATTGGAAGCCCAACAACACTCCTTGAGGAGTATGAATTCTCAACAATAATGAGGATGATAGCAGTGGTGAAGGAGAAATTACCGCCAGGCAAGCCCGTGCACCTCTTCGGGGCTGGGCACCCGTTGATACTGCCCTTTGCCGTTGCCATGGGCATTGACCTATTTGACTCGGCCAGTTACGTGCTTTATGCCCGTGATGATAGGCTAATCCTCAGGGACAGGACTGTGAGACTTAGTGAGGTTAAGGTTGATAAGATACCCTGTAATTGCCCCGTGTGTAGGAAGTACACGGTTAAGGAGTTAATGAGCATGAATAAGGCTGAGCGTGAGAGGTTATTGGCGATTCACAACCTATATGTGCTTTGGGAGGAGATTCAGGAAATTAAGGCTAGGATTAAGGAGGGAACCCTTTGGGAGTACCTCGAGGAAAAGGCTGGTGGTGATGCAAGGGTTAAGTCGGCATTATTGGCCCTGAGGAGGGGGTTAAGGGCTTTATTAAAGGTAATACCAGACGAGTCAGGACGTGTTAGGGCATTGCACATAACATCTGTGGAATCACTACATAGACCTGAGGTCATTAGGCATGTTGAGAGGCTCCTTAATAATTATGAGCCGCCCCAAGGATGCGTGGTCATGGTATTACCGGGTGAGCTCCTTGATAGGCCATACATAAGGGATTCACTAGTTTACTGGCTAATAGACCAATTATCAACTAGTAACCTACTTGGTAAGGTTCATGTGGTGATAAACAACCCAGTCCTGGGTCCAATACCCTATGAAATAAGTGAGATATATCCATTATCACAACATGAGTACCCAGAACCAACCCCAAACCACATGCGCTCACTATCTCATTACCTACTGCGTAAATACCTATCGAAACTACGGAATAGGGGGTTCACGGACATAATAATCATAGTGAAGGAAAGCCGTGGAAAAATAATGAACGAGTTAGTAAACCTGGGCTTTAGAGGTGTGACGGTACTCGAGGCTGGATCAAGGCAGGAATTATACTCATTAATGCCCTGGGTCATTAAGGAGGTAAGCGGTATTCAATGTGGCAATCAGATGTAG
- a CDS encoding 30S ribosomal protein S17e, with the protein MGRVRPRYIKSLARRLLEVYPDRFSDDFETNKKVVAELADIPSKTVRNRVAGEITRMIKRMKASAEEKPEVELEGQ; encoded by the coding sequence ATGGGACGAGTAAGACCAAGGTATATCAAGAGCCTTGCCAGGAGATTGCTTGAGGTTTACCCAGATAGGTTTAGTGATGATTTTGAGACGAATAAGAAGGTGGTTGCTGAGTTGGCGGATATACCGAGTAAGACAGTTCGCAATAGGGTTGCTGGCGAGATAACGAGGATGATAAAGAGAATGAAGGCTAGTGCTGAGGAGAAACCCGAGGTTGAGCTGGAAGGGCAATAA
- the hsp20 gene encoding archaeal heat shock protein Hsp20 — protein sequence MSWFEDIDNWFKRIQKYFEELEREMEEEMERMMRGVTPEEEKRGGRARPKYYYYGFEISIGPDGKPRIKEFGNVRPRGERPIIEEDIEPLTDVIEEEDSIKVIMDMPGVDKDKISIRVTEDGRKLIISARDSDRKYYKEVDLPAEVDPSQSKATYRNGVLTVELKKKSTRKSGFEIKVE from the coding sequence ATGTCGTGGTTCGAGGATATTGATAATTGGTTCAAGAGGATCCAGAAGTACTTTGAGGAGCTTGAGCGTGAGATGGAGGAAGAAATGGAGAGGATGATGAGAGGTGTCACGCCAGAGGAGGAGAAGCGTGGGGGCAGGGCGAGGCCTAAGTACTATTACTATGGCTTTGAAATATCCATAGGCCCGGATGGTAAGCCGAGGATTAAGGAGTTCGGTAATGTTAGGCCTAGGGGCGAGAGACCGATTATTGAGGAGGATATTGAGCCGTTGACCGACGTTATTGAGGAGGAGGACTCAATAAAGGTTATAATGGATATGCCGGGTGTTGATAAGGATAAGATAAGTATTAGGGTTACTGAGGATGGTAGGAAATTAATCATAAGTGCCAGGGACAGTGACAGGAAGTATTACAAGGAGGTTGACCTGCCTGCCGAGGTTGATCCAAGCCAGTCAAAGGCTACGTATAGGAATGGGGTATTAACTGTGGAGTTGAAGAAGAAGAGCACCAGGAAGAGTGGGTTCGAAATTAAGGTTGAGTAA